Below is a genomic region from Echinicola rosea.
GCATGGCTCCTGCTTCCAAAATAACATTTGGAAAACCCTCCCTGTGGGAAGCATGGACCAGCACATCGGAAATGGCCAAGTAGTGCTCCACGTGGTCTGACCAACTCACCTGCACAATTCTGGGGTGATCTTCAATTTTCCGAATGACATCTTCATCCAAGGGATCCAAGTGCTGCTCATAGTCGCCCAGCAGTACCAGTTTGGACTTATTTACAATCTTGGATTTTAGAAATGCCTCCACTAATTCCTGAATACCTTTGTCCTTCACCAGCCTTCCTACAGCCAAAATGATAAAATCATTCTCCCCGGGCATCACCCGCATCGTAGCTGCTACCAAGTGGTTTTCTTTCAAATTTTCTCGACTAAAACGAACGAGATCTACACCATTGGAAGAGCCATTCCCCAGCACTTCCAATTTCTCTGGTCGGGCGAGTTTTTCTTTCTCAATAAAGGATTTTAATGAATGGGCATTTGGCCAAATATGGGTGGCGTATCTAAACGTCCAGCGCTCTGCATTTTCCAGCATCTTCCGCTTGCTGTCTTTGGTCACCACATAGGGCAATCCGGCGACCGTATGAATCCGGATCTTCACCCCTGCCAGCTTTGCCGCCAGCATCCCCAAAAGCCCGGCCTTAGGTGTGTGCGTATGGACAATGTCCGGCTTTTCGGTTTTTAGTAATTGGTACAGCTTCCAGAGACTTACTAAATCCTGTAAAGGCGTAATTTGTCGGGTAAAGGGAATGCTTTGGTGCTCGCAGCCCTCTTTTGAAATGATTTCATTGACTTCTTTCCCTCCTGCACTCACCATCTGCACGTCCCAGCCAGCAGCTTTCATGTACTTCATTTGACCCGAAAGCAACAACTTTAATGAGAGGGGTACAGTGGTAATCCGTATCAGCTTTGGCATGAAATTTTACTTTAAAAGCACAAATATATACCTAAAAAGTGAAGGAATATATTTTATTAGGTGAATAATAACAACTACAAAAAGGACACCCTCAAATATGCTACCAAAGAACAAAAAACAAGTATAAAAGATGGGCAGGTGTAAAAAACCTGCCCATCAAATGCTTATAAACCTGCAGCATCAAACAAGACTTCCACGGGATGCAGGGCTTTTCTCCCCGTTCCATCGGCAATCTGATGCCTACAACTTGTACCAGGTGCAGCCACAATGGTAGCTTCATCGGCTTTCCGAACCGCCGGAAACAACACCAGTTCTCCGACATTCATACTGACCTCGTAGTGTTCCTCCTCATACCCAAAAGACCCCGCCATACCACAGCAGCCGGAAGGAATGGTTTCCAGCGTGTAATTTTCAGGCAGTGTCAACAGCTTTTGTGTAAAGGATACTGAAGAAAGGGACTTCTGATGACAGTGGCCGTGAAGCAGAACTTTCTTACTGGCTTTGGTAAACTGTTCAGCGGAAATATTGCCACGCATGACTTCCTTGGCCAAAAACTCATCCACCATCATGCTATGGCGCTTCAGCTTTTTGGCATCCTCAACCAAGCTTTGGTTTACCAGGCGAGGATATTCGTCCTTGAATGTCAGAATGGCTGATGGCTCCACTCCTATCAAGGGCTCATCCAAAGTCACCTTATCTTTAAAAAGACTGACATTTTGATTGGCCAGCTTTTTAGCCCTGTCCAAAAGGCCTTTGGAAATCGCTCCCCTTCCACTTTCCGGATGGTCAGCCATCTTTACTTCATACCCCAAATAATTCAAGAGTTTGATGGCTTTGATGCCGATTTCAGTATCGTTGAAATTGGTAAACTCATCACAGAAAAAATTAACTGACCCCACTTTTTTTGCAGGCGTTGGCAAGTTACCATAGTGCTTTTTGTACCATTTCCTGAGGTTGACTTTGGAAATCGTGGGCAAGTTTCGCTTTTCGGCCACACGAAGCACTTTCTTCATCATGTTTCCTGTGGACTTGTTGGTCATCAGGAAATTGGTCATCCCCGGCACCAAGCTGCCCAATTCATTCAGGTTATTGATGAAAGCAAAGGCCTTGCTCCGAAGCGGTATGCCGTGTGTTTTGTGGTATTGGTGAAGAAACTCCGCTTTGAGACTCGACATGTCCACATTGGAAGGGCACTCCGAGGTGCAGCCTTTGCAAGACAGGCAAAGGTCCATCACTTCCTTGATCTCCGGATGGTCAAATGGGTTAGGTTGGGTATTTTTTGTCAAAAACTCCCTTAGGGTATTGGCACGACCGCGGGTGGTGTCCTTTTCGTTCTTGGTGGCCATATAGCTCGGACACATGGTACCACCGGAAACAGGTAGTTTTCGACAATCCCCGGATCCGTTACATTTTTCAGCTGCCCGCAAAATTCCTCCCACATGCCCAAAATCCATCGTGGTCTCGAATTCCGGTGTTTTCATGTCACGCTCATAGCGTAAAAAACTATTCATGGGAGCCGTGTCCACGATTTTTCCAGGGTTGAATATATTATGGGGATCCCAGGTTTTCTTGATCCTGCGGAAAAGCTGATAGTTTTCTTCCCCGACCATGATAGGGATAAATGCCGCCCTCACTCGTCCATCACCATGCTCCCCACTGAGAGAGCCGTCGTATTTTTTCACCAACTTGGCCACGGCCTCGGTGATTTTATAAAAATCCTCCACATCTTCGGATTTTTTTAAATCTAAGATGGGACGCAAGTGAATTTCACCAGCTCCGGCATGGGCATAATGCACCGGTTTTTGGCCAAAGCCTTTCATGATTTCACCAAATTCATCAATAAAATCGGCAAGGTCATCGATATCCACAGCCGTATCCTCAATACAGGCCACGGCTTTTCTATCTCCAGGGATATTAGCGAGTAGGCCAAGCCCTGCACTTCGTAATGTCCACACATTTTTGGTTCGTTCGCCTGTGATGATCGGGTAGGCATAGCCTAACCCGGCCATCTTCATGGCATCGATCATCTTTTGTGCCTGTTGGAGTGCTCCTTCTTCTATCTCGTCCCTAAACTCCACCATCAGAATTCCTTCCGGATCCCCTTCCACAAAATAACGGTTCTTACTTTGCTCGATATTCTCTTTGGTGCAGTCCAATATGATTTTGTCCATCAGCTCACAAGCCGTCGGATGGTGCTTCATCGCCAGCTGGGTCGCCTTCATGGACTCATGGATCGTCCCAAAATGAGCAGCTACCACCACATCCCTGGGTGCTGGAAGCGGATCCAAGTGGATTTTGATTTCGGTAGTGAATGCCAGCGTTCCTTCCGATCCACACAGTAATTTACAAAAATCAAAAGCCGTATCCTTCTCCGAAAACACCGCGGTCTCCAACAAATAATCCACCGCATACCCCGTGTTTCGGCGCTGAATAGAGGGTTTGGGAAATTGCTTCCTGATATTTTCCTGATGAACTGGCTGACTGAGCTCTTCATAAATCCCTTGATATAGCTTTCCCTCCAGATCATTCTGCTTCCTTTTCTCCTCAAACTCCTCGTTAGAAAGCTGGGTAAAAGTCACCTCAGATCCATCGCTCAAGATGGTCTGCAATTCCAAGGTATGCTCACGGGTAGATCCGTAGATAATGGAGGTGGTGCCACAGGAATTATTTCCCACCATCCCTCCGATCATCGCCCTATTGGCAGTCGATGTCACGGGACTGAAGAAATACCCATGGGGCTTTAGAAATGCATTTAGCTCGTCACGGACCACGCCAGGCTGCACGCGCACCCAGCCTTCTTCTTTGTTAAACTCCAGAATTTGGGTAAAATACGTTGACACGTCCACCACGATGCCATCCCCTACACACTGTCCTGCCAGTGAAGTTCCCGCAGTTCGGGGGATCAGGGAGGTCTTATGGGTATTGGCAAAATGGATGAGCTTTTTGATATCGTCTTTGGTCTTGGGTAAAGCTACCGCCAAAGGTAATTCCCTATATACCGATGCATCCGTCGCATACAGGGTTCTCATGAGTTGATCGTAATATAAATCACCCTCCAATTCTTTGGCTAATTCAGCCAAAAAGGGTGACAAATTCGCTGGTTCGTTAGACATGCCATAAAATTAAAACAGTTCGCGCAACTAATAAATAATAAAATGAAATATCTGAGGAAAAAGTCGATTGTCTGCCGTCCTTCTACCAAGGTAAGCCTTGGACAGTCCTGCTGATTTGACTAACTGCCAACTGAATATGGATTATCAATTAAGCCCACCTGGGAAATTTATACTTTATCTTTTTGTAAGGTATTGTCCGAAATATCCAACTGTTGATAGCGCTCTTCCAAGTCTCTGTAGTCATTGCGCTCACCAAAGTGCTCCTTCCCTGCCTGAAGGATCATTTTAGCGTGTTTTAAAATCACCTGTTTATGTTCAGACCGTTCGGACAATTTATAGATGGTCACCATAGCACCCATCAAATGGATGAGGACCGCAGGACTGCTCTGACCAAATTGACGGATTTGGTTAAAAGCCACACTTACGACTCCATCGAAACTCATGGTATTCAGGATCAATCGGAGTTTTTTATCCTCATCAAAACGATAAGGGCCCGGCAAGTCCACGGCAGTAAGGTAACAAATAGAATCGGTCAACTTATCGATGCAGGTAATGGCAGTATAGGGATCATTCACGCCTGGAGACAGTGCCCGGGAAGCTACTTCCACCATTTGCCGTACGGCAAATTCACTATCTTGGGTCGAATTCCGCTTGTTTCCTGCGATGAGCGCAGATAAAAGCCGGCTTTCAAATCCTTCTTCCAACTCCTTCTCACCATACACCGTGAAAACTTCCTGCCCCTCCACTAGAAAATGACCGGCATGCTTTTTCACTTCGATAAAACCTTCTATTTCCTTCGCAAGATTAATCAACCGTTCCCTGTTGACTACTTGGAGGTAACCGCTCCTCTTTACCTTATAGACCTCCTTATAGCGGGCATTTTGCTTTAATTTTTCGATTTTTGAATCAGCAATTTCCAGTACCTCTTCCTCCTCTTCTGCCTTGGGAAACAACCTCCGAAAGTGATGGTTCAAACTGCTATTGACATTGGATACCACTTGGTCAGCTTGGATACTAATGGAAATATGGTGGATAAAAATCACCAATAGGAAAATATTGACCAATGCCAAAATGATGGAAAAACCTACCGAAATAGTCGGCAAAAATTGCAAACTATCGCTGGACTTAACAGTACTTAGCACTACCAAGCAATACGTAAAAGTGGCAATGTATGAGCCCAAAACCACCTGATTGAGCTTATCATGCATGAAATTCTGCAATAGTCTCGGGCCAAACTGGGAAGATGCCAAAGTCAAGGCTACCAATGTGATGGAAAATACCGTACCCGCCACTCCTATCATCGCGCCTGCTATGGTGGACAATACACTTCTGGCAGAATCTGCACTCCCGATAAGAAAATAGCTAAAAATCCCAGAAGGCTCTACTTTTACTGCATCATCCAGAAAAACCAATCCAAATGCTGCCAAAATAGCACAGAGGATAAGAATTAAAGGCACAAACCAAAAGCTGGATTGAATGTTGGACCAAAAATAAATGAGTTTTGCTTTCAATTGTTGATCATTTTACGGTTTCTAATGGTGCAGGTTCTCTGGTCTGGATTGCTCCTGTCAACTAACCTTGAGAAAGGTGGGCGAGTAAATTGAGTGTCGCTCCACAGGGTGCTTTCACAAAAAAACGCCTGACACCCCAGCTTTCGTCCCGAATATCATAAACAATGGGGTAGTTCATTTCCTTTGCCCGTTGGTACATGGAATCCACATCCTGAACTTCTACGGACATAAAGACCGGTTCATTATTGACAGGAACACCACCTTCATGCTTGAAGAGATTGATTTGGGCAGTGGGGTTTTCTGTTGAAACAAATGTCAACACCCACCCCATGTCCATCGCCAGTTCCATCCCCAAATACTTTAAAAAGAACGCTTTCGATGCTTCTATTTGATCAGTATAGATGTTAGGGACAATTCTTCGAATGCCCACACTACCTTCTTTCATGATTTATGTACGTTTTGGTCATTAAATTTAAGCTGAAATCCTTCTTGTCTATCCCCTTAATGGGCTGCTGAGTAATGTTCAAAATCAAACTAGCAAAAAAATCTCAATTCCCCCTCCAAAACCTGTCTAAAAGTCCGCCGCCATTTTTCCAGCCCCTATCCTCCTTAACAGCAAACCTGTTTACTCTAGTTTTTTAAAAATTTACATTAACAATGCTATACAAACAACCATTTATCACAAAATGATATGTATTTATCTAATTTTTTCATTATTTTTATACCTACCCTCAAAGACTACACATTTATTATTAACCTACACAAGACCTATGAAAACTACCTTACAGATCGTAAAAATCTGTTTGTTCTCGCTTCTATTTGTTCAATTGGGGGCAGCTCAGCAGCGATATGAACTTAAAACGGACTGGTATTGCAATCCAGTAAACGAAACGCAAGCAGAAGGCCAGGCCCTATCCAAGGTCTCATTCCCAATTCAAGATTGGATGCCAGCCACTGTTCCCGGTACAGTGCTTACCACTCTGCTGAACAACGGAAAAGTACCTGATCCCTTTTATGGCCTAAACAATGAAAAAATAAAGGATATTTACGATACGGGAAGGGAATACTATACGTATTGGTTTGTCACCGATTTTTCGGAAACAGCCAAATCGGGAGAACAGGTATGGCTAAACTTTAGAGGCATCAACTATAGCGTGGATATTTTTCTCAATGGCCAAAAAGTAAACCCAACTCCGTACAAAGGCATGTACCTTCGAAAGCAGTTTAACGTCACTAAGTTTCTCAGCAAGGAGGGCAATAACCGGCTGGCGGTACTGGTACACCCTGCTGACCACGTAGGAAATCCCAATGGAGGCCAAGGTGGTGATGGCACCATTGCTAAAGGCGTGGCCCTCCAATATACTGCTGGCTGGGACTGGATCCAACCTGTGCGTGACAGAAACACGGGCATTTGGGACAAGGTCTTCATCGAAAAGACCAAAGCTGTCAATCTCAAAAATCCCCATATCGTCACCTTGGTGGACGGTAAGCGGATGCCCGGTACCAAACAGGCTCCTGCTACCATCAAAGTAACTACCGAATTGCAAAACACACAAGATCATCCCCTCAGCGGCACCCTTCAGTACACCCTCGACGGAAAAACTGTCCGCAAAGACGTCACCCTACCAGCACAGCAAACAACGGAAGTCGCATTGCCCGACCTCCAAGTGCAAAATCCGAAGCTCTGGTGGCCGAATGGTTATGGAGCGCAGCCCCTTTACGGTATTGACCTTCAATTCATCACGGGTGCGGAGATTTCCGACCACGAAAAAGTCACCTTTGGCATTCGGGAAATCCAGACCGAATGGAACGAGCATACCCGCAGTCAACAGATCGCTGTCAACGGCCAAAAGATTTTCATCAAGGGAGGAAACTGGATCATCTCGGATGCCATGCTGCGATTTTCGGAGGAACGGTACGATGCCGAAATCCGCTTCCACAGGGACATGAACCTTAACCTGATCCGCATTTGGGGCGGGGCATTGCCTGAACGGCCTGAATTTTACGAAGCATGTGACAAGTACGGCATGCTGGTCATTCAGGACTTCTGGATGTCTGGTGACTGCAACGGAAGGTGGTTGGATCCAAAGAAAAAAGACGACCAATGGACGCGTCGGCAATACCCCGATGACCACGGGCTGTTTATAGAATCTGCTGCAGACGTCGTGAAAATGCTTCGAAACCACCCGTCACTGGCCATGTGGTGTGGTGGAAATGAGATCACCCCGCCTGCGGACATTCTCAAGGCCCTAAAAGAAGACGTATTGCCCCAGCTGGACGGCACGCGTTGGTTCATCGATTATTCCAATAGCGATGAGATGTCTTATAACTTCAAAGGTGGCAATGGCGATGGTCCCTATGGCATTCAGGACATCTCCACCTTCTGGGCTGAAAAAACCTGGCCGTTCAATTCAGAAGTAGGCTCGGTAGGTACTGGAGATGCCGCATCCTTGAAGCGATTCATTCCAGAAGAAAATCAGGTCATCCCAATCGAAATGGACGGCACTGAAAAGGTGCGGGACGAAGTCTGGAGCTATCATAAATACATCGATTATGGCGATGCCATGGAGCCATATGGCACTCCTACCGACATGGAGGATTTTGCCGCGAAAGCACAACTGGTAAATTACAATCAATACCGTGGGCTCATAGAAGGGTTTTCGGCCCATATGTGGGACTGGTACACGGGGGTGATCATCTGGAAAACACAAAACCCTTGGACTTCCCTCCGTGGCCAAATGTATGATTACTACCTGGATCCCAATGCCTGCCTTTACGGCCTGCGCACCGGCAGTGAAGCGCTTCATGGGATGTACGATCCCGTTAAGGGAAATATCATGATCGCCAACAACACCTTCGAACAGCAACACGACATCATGCTTCGCGTGACGGCTTATGACATGGAAGGCAACGATCAGCAACTTACACAGGTATTTTGCTATATCGAACCATCCAGCATCCGGCTGATCATGTCGCTACAAAGGCGCATTCAAGAACTCAGTGCTGAAAAAGGTATGTTCCTTTCTGTCCAGTTACTGAATACTGAACAGGAAGTCCTCAGCGACAATTTCTACTGGCTGCCAGATGCTGCGGGCAATTACTCCGGCCTACAAAGCATGGCAAAAGCTCCTGTCCAAGCACAGACCACCAGAATAGCCAAGGATAAAATAAGACTGCAACTGACCAACCCGTCTGGAAATACGGTTTCTTTCTTTAACCGTATTTCCCTTATTGACGCCGCTACCGGAGAAAGGTTACTGCCTACATTCTATAGCGATAATTATGTTTCTTTGGTACCTGGGGAAGAAAAATCCATCACCCTCACCTATGCTGAGTTGGAAAAGATCAATGCCAAAATTGAAATTGGAGGGTGGAATGCCCCAAAGCAGGTCGTCCAGATTGAATAGATGATTGATCAATCAAGGAGGGGCAGGAAATGATGGATATCCCCTGCCCTTCCTTGATGCTAGATTTCATCAAAAAGCCGCTTCACTTGCAAATCACCAAACCCATAAATACTCTCTCGCTTGTGGAATTCCTTAAAAACAGGCACAAACTCCTTCGTCCCCAATTCCTTCATGATTTCCAGTAATGCCTCTTTAGGCCTTCCAAGGTAATCGCCTCGCGGAATCCTGGCCAGATGGGCCTCCACCGCAGTAAGCATAAAAGGAAAAAATTCTTCCAATTCCCGGGCACCTTGCCATAGCAAATCACCATCATTAGCTTGGTACCTGTCCCAGAGCTGGGCTATCTTGGCCACCTGCGTGATTTCCACCCGATCCTCAAAAGCCTTCTGGAGCCCCTTTTGATCAAGCCCCGCAAAACCGAGTAAAAGACTCGTCTTTGGCCTGACCAAATACACCTTGCATGGTTCTTTATGATTGCTATGGAGTAAATTTACGACAAACCAAAAATTGACCTGGCAAAACAGGTCATCCTCAAACCAAAGATAAATGGAGGACCCGGGGACGATTTTGGTGATCTTCTCCAATTCTAAAACCGTTTGGCTGAAATAATCCTCTTCCGAGAAATCCCCATAAGCATTGGCGATAAATGCTGCCCTTTTGGCGAAAAAATCTTTTAAATTTTCACTTTTCACCTCACCATCTACCAAGCATTCGCGCATAACAATCACTTCACCAGTGATTTCCTTGGGAAAGCGGTCTTTGAGTGCATCGCCATTAAGAATGTGATATGGACTCATCTTTGTGAATGTTGGGCAGTAGAATCGGCCGTTGCTTCTCTCTTTCTAAAAGTCCACTTTACCTTTTTCCAATCGGTAAACAGGGCTGCAAATATCATTTCTAACAATATGGCCATAATTGAAGTGTTTTTAATTTAATAGTGGCGATAGAGCAAAGACTTTGCTTTTGAAGGAATTTCGTTAAAATTCACCCCTAAATCCCCTAAAGGGGACTTTTTGAAAACCTCTTCAGCGTAGGGGCTAGTTTTAGGAAATAGAAAAAATCTTTCCTCTTATCGTTTAAATCTACTTTTTCAGTGTATGTGAAATTTAGTCGGACGATAGTAATTTATTATATGTATAAGTTAAGAATAATTG
It encodes:
- a CDS encoding glycoside hydrolase family 2 protein is translated as MKTTLQIVKICLFSLLFVQLGAAQQRYELKTDWYCNPVNETQAEGQALSKVSFPIQDWMPATVPGTVLTTLLNNGKVPDPFYGLNNEKIKDIYDTGREYYTYWFVTDFSETAKSGEQVWLNFRGINYSVDIFLNGQKVNPTPYKGMYLRKQFNVTKFLSKEGNNRLAVLVHPADHVGNPNGGQGGDGTIAKGVALQYTAGWDWIQPVRDRNTGIWDKVFIEKTKAVNLKNPHIVTLVDGKRMPGTKQAPATIKVTTELQNTQDHPLSGTLQYTLDGKTVRKDVTLPAQQTTEVALPDLQVQNPKLWWPNGYGAQPLYGIDLQFITGAEISDHEKVTFGIREIQTEWNEHTRSQQIAVNGQKIFIKGGNWIISDAMLRFSEERYDAEIRFHRDMNLNLIRIWGGALPERPEFYEACDKYGMLVIQDFWMSGDCNGRWLDPKKKDDQWTRRQYPDDHGLFIESAADVVKMLRNHPSLAMWCGGNEITPPADILKALKEDVLPQLDGTRWFIDYSNSDEMSYNFKGGNGDGPYGIQDISTFWAEKTWPFNSEVGSVGTGDAASLKRFIPEENQVIPIEMDGTEKVRDEVWSYHKYIDYGDAMEPYGTPTDMEDFAAKAQLVNYNQYRGLIEGFSAHMWDWYTGVIIWKTQNPWTSLRGQMYDYYLDPNACLYGLRTGSEALHGMYDPVKGNIMIANNTFEQQHDIMLRVTAYDMEGNDQQLTQVFCYIEPSSIRLIMSLQRRIQELSAEKGMFLSVQLLNTEQEVLSDNFYWLPDAAGNYSGLQSMAKAPVQAQTTRIAKDKIRLQLTNPSGNTVSFFNRISLIDAATGERLLPTFYSDNYVSLVPGEEKSITLTYAELEKINAKIEIGGWNAPKQVVQIE
- a CDS encoding FAD-binding and (Fe-S)-binding domain-containing protein — translated: MSNEPANLSPFLAELAKELEGDLYYDQLMRTLYATDASVYRELPLAVALPKTKDDIKKLIHFANTHKTSLIPRTAGTSLAGQCVGDGIVVDVSTYFTQILEFNKEEGWVRVQPGVVRDELNAFLKPHGYFFSPVTSTANRAMIGGMVGNNSCGTTSIIYGSTREHTLELQTILSDGSEVTFTQLSNEEFEEKRKQNDLEGKLYQGIYEELSQPVHQENIRKQFPKPSIQRRNTGYAVDYLLETAVFSEKDTAFDFCKLLCGSEGTLAFTTEIKIHLDPLPAPRDVVVAAHFGTIHESMKATQLAMKHHPTACELMDKIILDCTKENIEQSKNRYFVEGDPEGILMVEFRDEIEEGALQQAQKMIDAMKMAGLGYAYPIITGERTKNVWTLRSAGLGLLANIPGDRKAVACIEDTAVDIDDLADFIDEFGEIMKGFGQKPVHYAHAGAGEIHLRPILDLKKSEDVEDFYKITEAVAKLVKKYDGSLSGEHGDGRVRAAFIPIMVGEENYQLFRRIKKTWDPHNIFNPGKIVDTAPMNSFLRYERDMKTPEFETTMDFGHVGGILRAAEKCNGSGDCRKLPVSGGTMCPSYMATKNEKDTTRGRANTLREFLTKNTQPNPFDHPEIKEVMDLCLSCKGCTSECPSNVDMSSLKAEFLHQYHKTHGIPLRSKAFAFINNLNELGSLVPGMTNFLMTNKSTGNMMKKVLRVAEKRNLPTISKVNLRKWYKKHYGNLPTPAKKVGSVNFFCDEFTNFNDTEIGIKAIKLLNYLGYEVKMADHPESGRGAISKGLLDRAKKLANQNVSLFKDKVTLDEPLIGVEPSAILTFKDEYPRLVNQSLVEDAKKLKRHSMMVDEFLAKEVMRGNISAEQFTKASKKVLLHGHCHQKSLSSVSFTQKLLTLPENYTLETIPSGCCGMAGSFGYEEEHYEVSMNVGELVLFPAVRKADEATIVAAPGTSCRHQIADGTGRKALHPVEVLFDAAGL
- a CDS encoding glycosyltransferase family 4 protein, producing MPKLIRITTVPLSLKLLLSGQMKYMKAAGWDVQMVSAGGKEVNEIISKEGCEHQSIPFTRQITPLQDLVSLWKLYQLLKTEKPDIVHTHTPKAGLLGMLAAKLAGVKIRIHTVAGLPYVVTKDSKRKMLENAERWTFRYATHIWPNAHSLKSFIEKEKLARPEKLEVLGNGSSNGVDLVRFSRENLKENHLVAATMRVMPGENDFIILAVGRLVKDKGIQELVEAFLKSKIVNKSKLVLLGDYEQHLDPLDEDVIRKIEDHPRIVQVSWSDHVEHYLAISDVLVHASHREGFPNVILEAGAMQVPVICSDIPGNTDIVRNKKTGLVFPVKSVSVLKDALEFAYVKRESMQVLADVLFKEVVEKYDRRRMHALILEKYHRLTGHQ
- a CDS encoding VOC family protein — protein: MKEGSVGIRRIVPNIYTDQIEASKAFFLKYLGMELAMDMGWVLTFVSTENPTAQINLFKHEGGVPVNNEPVFMSVEVQDVDSMYQRAKEMNYPIVYDIRDESWGVRRFFVKAPCGATLNLLAHLSQG
- a CDS encoding DUF2254 domain-containing protein, encoding MKAKLIYFWSNIQSSFWFVPLILILCAILAAFGLVFLDDAVKVEPSGIFSYFLIGSADSARSVLSTIAGAMIGVAGTVFSITLVALTLASSQFGPRLLQNFMHDKLNQVVLGSYIATFTYCLVVLSTVKSSDSLQFLPTISVGFSIILALVNIFLLVIFIHHISISIQADQVVSNVNSSLNHHFRRLFPKAEEEEEVLEIADSKIEKLKQNARYKEVYKVKRSGYLQVVNRERLINLAKEIEGFIEVKKHAGHFLVEGQEVFTVYGEKELEEGFESRLLSALIAGNKRNSTQDSEFAVRQMVEVASRALSPGVNDPYTAITCIDKLTDSICYLTAVDLPGPYRFDEDKKLRLILNTMSFDGVVSVAFNQIRQFGQSSPAVLIHLMGAMVTIYKLSERSEHKQVILKHAKMILQAGKEHFGERNDYRDLEERYQQLDISDNTLQKDKV
- a CDS encoding DUF1835 domain-containing protein, whose product is MSPYHILNGDALKDRFPKEITGEVIVMRECLVDGEVKSENLKDFFAKRAAFIANAYGDFSEEDYFSQTVLELEKITKIVPGSSIYLWFEDDLFCQVNFWFVVNLLHSNHKEPCKVYLVRPKTSLLLGFAGLDQKGLQKAFEDRVEITQVAKIAQLWDRYQANDGDLLWQGARELEEFFPFMLTAVEAHLARIPRGDYLGRPKEALLEIMKELGTKEFVPVFKEFHKRESIYGFGDLQVKRLFDEI